TCCGGTGGTAATCAAAGTAAAAAAACAAGCCGGCCTGCTGGCCGACTTGCTGAGGTCTTTAGATCGCGTAACTGCGCCACTTGGGCATGTGCGCCTACTTGGAGGTGGCCTTGCCGACGACCATGCCGATGACGCCGAAGATGATGCTGACCAGCAGCAGGACGCCGGCGAGGATGTAGACGTTGTTGGGCTTGTTCATCGGGTCGATGGTGGCGAGCAGCTTGCTCTCGACGCCGCCAAGGATCGGGATGACGACGGCGATGCCGATGACCATTGCGGCGACCACCCCGAAGAGCATGCCCGCCCCAAAGCCACTGCCGGCCGGGTCGTATTCTTCCACTTCGTAGCTGACGGGCGTCGCGCCTGCGGCGGCCGGGGCCGCGGCCGCTGCGGGGCCGGCGGACAGGTTCTCGAGCCCCGAGGGGCCCGACTGGCCGGTCTCCATGGAGATCGCGCCGTCGAACACGCCGGACGAGCCGACGGCCGAGTCCATCGCCATGCCCGTGCCGGTGCCCATCCCCGTGTCGCCGCCGCCGGGGTAGATCTCGTCGAGGAGTTCGGCCCCGAGCGAGGTGTCGTCCGACTCGCGCGTCAGGTCGAGCAGGCCCGAGCCCGAGCCGACCGATTCGAGGGCGAGGTCTTCGTCGTCGATGACCGGCTGGGTCACCTGCGTCTGGGCCATGGGGTCGGCCAGTTCGACTTCGTTCGCATCGAACACGCTCACGCCCGTGGCTTCACGGCTGTCTTCGAGCGGGTTCATGGTGTCGGCTTTGAGGTCGATCGCGTCGTTGACGGAAGAGTCCGCCAGCGGGATCGGGCCGTCAGACGCGCCGCCCGTGGACTTGGCATCGATCTGGTCACGTTTGAACATGAGCTTGTCGCCGTCGCGGAACTGCTGGAGTTCGTTGCGGGAGGCCATGTCCTTGACGGTCTGCTCATCGACGCCGAGTTTGCTGGCGGCTTCTTCGAGCGTGTAAAACATCTTCGCCATCGCGCAGGCTCCTGGCTGGAGGGGAGTAGGGTATCCAAGACCGCTCGGCGGGCGGTGGGGCGGCACAAACAGCCAACCCGCACACGGCCCTGCGGTCCGCAACCCCTACAAGATAAAGACTTGCGGCAATCCTGGCAAGCAAAGCACCGCTATCATGCCCGCCATGCCACTCGCCTACGGCCTCACCGAATCCGTCGATGTCGGCCACCCCGCCATCCCCGCCACCTTTTCAGGCGGCTCACACGCCAAGAGGGCGGTTTCCGGCGGGGCGGGGCTCCGCGTCGCCCACCTCACCGACCTACATATCACCAAACCCACCTCTCGACTCAACCGCCTCATCTATCAGCTCAACAAGGTCCGCCTCGACCTCGGCCTGCTCACCGGCGACTACATGGTCCGCCACCGATCGCCCGACGCCGCCGTCCGCTACCTCAAAGAACTCACCAAAGCCGTCAAGCCCGCCCACGGCTGGTTCGGCGTGCTGGGCAACCACGACACCCCCGAGTTCATCGAACAGACCGCCGACCTGCCGATCCACTGGCTCGTCGACGAGGCCGTCGCGCTCGACGACCTGCCCATCGACCTCATCGGGCTGGGCCGCGAGGGCCGTAAACGTCGGCCCGACGGCGCGAAGGCCGCCCTTGCCGTCGGCGAACTGCCCGACGACTACGACGCCGACGAAAACACACCCGCCCGACTCCGCCTCGCGCTGACCCACCGCCCCGACGACCTCCCGCTCTGCGCGGACCTCGGTGCCCACCTCGCATTCGCCGGCCACACCCACGGCGGGCAGGTCCGACTCCCCTGGATCGCTCGCCCGCTCTTCAACGCCACCGACCTCCCCGTCGCCCTCAATGCCGGCATGATCCGCCATCAGAACACCCTCATGCTCGTCCCCCGCGGCATCGGCTCCACCGATTTCTTCAAGCTCCCCATCTACCCCCGGCTCTTCTGCCCCCCACACGCCCCGATCTACACCCTCCGACACGCCATCCTCCCCGGCGAATACACCAACGACATCGCCTCGCTCTGGAAGTGGTAAGCCGAAGCGATGCGACATGAAGCTATGCGACATCGCGCACAACGCCCGCATGACAGAGCTTTTTTAATTTCTAAAAATCTCGCTTCGCAAAATCACTAACGTCCACATTTGCGCGCGCAAACCCGTCACCCCGTACGCGCGCCTCGGCGGCTGCGGATTCACACCGCGATCGCACGAATCCGCAAACACCCCATCCTCGCACCCACCCCGATCCCGAAGCTATCATGGCCGCGAGCCGCCCGGCCGCTCACCGTTGCCGGGGCCCGACCCATCGCACCCTCCAACCCTCCCGCAAGTTCCGGAGCCGCCATGCAGTACACCTACCAGGACCGCAGCGTCATCCGCACCCTGCTCATCATCCTGCTCTGGCTGCAGCTCGCGCTCGGCCTCGCCTACGCGCTGGCCGTCATGGGCATCATGGCCACCGATCCCACCCCGCTTATCAACGACACCGCCGCCATCTCCGACCTCCAACTCTACGCGCTCTTCACTGTCTTCGGCCTCGCCGCCCTCGGCTTCCTGTGCTACATCCCCTCCGTCGTCTTCTTCTGTATGTGGATCCACCGCGCCAACCGCAACGCCCGCGCGCTGGGGGCGCACTCCATGACCATCACCCCCGGCTGGTCCGCCGGCTGGTTCTTCATCCCCTTCGCCAACTGGGTCATGCCCTACCGTGCGATGGCCGAGATCGCACGCGCCAGCGACCCCGACGCCCCCGGCGACCGCTGGCACCTGGGCGTGCTCCCCGGCATCGTCCCGATGTGGTGGGCCGCCTGGCTTATCAGCGGCTTCATGGCACAGATCAGCTGGCAGATCGACGGCACGCCCGAGGCACTCACCGCCGCCATGTGGCTCGACGGGCTGGGCTCGCTCGTCGGCGTCGCCGCCGCCGGGCTCGCCATCGCCGTCATCCAGCGCATCACCAAAGACCAGCGCGAAAAAGCGCGACGCACCCCCGACGCCGGCGGCGGCGTCTGCCTCGCCTGCGCCTACGACCTCCGCGGCTCCGGCGGCACGCACTGCCCCGAGTGCGGCACCCCCATCCCCGGCCGCGACGACTTCGTCGTCTACCCCGCCGACGACCAGCCGCAAAACCCCTACGCGAACTACTGACTCACCACCTCGGGTGCCACACAACTGGCCGGTCCGCCGGGCTGCTGTGTGCGGAGACGCGTATCAGAACACGCCCAACGCGCCATGTCTTTGTTTAGCCCCCGCCCAACGGGCGCGGCGTCGGGTGACTGAACCTATACGCGTCGCCCGTTGGGCGATCGGCTCAACAAACATCACACACATTTTATGAACTCGCCCGTTCATGCTCCCTCCCCCTCGGAGGGGGGCTGGGGTGGGGGTCGGCAGATCGACCCGATGCCACCTTTAAGCCAAGCGTCAATCGCAATGCAGACCCTCCCCCCAGCCCCCTCCCTCCGAGCAAGGAGGGGGAGCCGGAAGCGGAGAGCAACGATGCAAGCTTCACTAAACATGCATCACACAGATCCAACAAACACCTACACACTAAACGCCGCGCGTAGCATCGCCAACGACTTGGGCACCCCAGTCCGCACGTCCTCTTCCCCCTCAAACTCAAGCGAAATGTATCCGCGGTAGTCCACCTCGCGCAGCGTCTCAACAACCCGCGCGTAGTCGATGTCCAGCTCGTACCACACCCCGCCGCCGAAGTACGTCTTGGCCTGCACGAACACCGCCGCCGCGGCGAGCCGGCGGTACTGCTCGTACTGGTCCTCTAAAAAGTTCCCCGTGTCCAGCGTCGCCTGCAGCCAGGGCGAATCCACCGCCTCGATCACCCGCAGCACGCCCTGGGCCGTGCGCCCAAGCCCCCAGTGGTTTTCGAGCCCCATCACGATGCCCAGCTTCTCCGCGACCCGCGCGAGCTCGCCGTACGCATCGATCACCCACTCGAAACCCTGGTCGTCCGTGTAGCCCTCCAGCGTCGGCTCGATGCCCTTGTTCTCCATCAGCTCGTCGAAGTCCCCGCTCGTCCCCCAACGCCCGGTGTTGACCCGGATCGTCGGGATGCCCAGCGCGTAGGCGAGTTCGAGCGACGCCGTCGTCTTCGCCACATTCGCCCGCCGGTACGCGCGGTCCGGCGACACAAACCCCTGGTGCGTACTCATCCCGCAAAGGTCGAGCCCGGCAATCATCGCCTCGCGCTTGAGCACATTGAGGTACGTCTTGTCCCGCCGCTGCATCTGCACCTCAAGCAGCTCGACGCCATCAAACCCCATCTCCGACGCATGGTGGATGCATTCATCCATCATCAGCGGCACGTCGTCGGTGAAGTGCCAGAACGAGTAGGTCGAGACCGCGATCGGGTTCGAAACCCGCGCCCCGGAACCTGCGCCCGCCTGCTGCTTGCCGACCGGGCCCTCGGTCGATGGCGCTGCCGCGAGCGCAGCGGGCGCCCCCAGCGCAGCAGCGGCAGCGGCGGAACCGGTCAGGAACGAACGTCGGCTAACGGTAGACATGGGGGTTTCCTGGTAGGGCGTGGGCGGGGTCGTCAGTGATCGAATCAGTCAACGTAAAGTTCGAGGTCCGCGAACTGGACCCAGACATCTTCCCAGCCGGGCATACCGACCCGGGCGCGGAGCCCATCGGGCGACTCGAAGCCCCCGGCCTGGTAGCGCACACGGACCCGGTAGTTCTGGCCCGGCCAGGTCTGGTCGTACCACGCGATCGGCAAAACCTCGTCGACCGGCATCGGCTCTTCGTAGTGGTCGTCGATCCGCACATCGAAGATCGCGAGCATCCCGACCCAGCGCTCGCCCGGCCCGATCTCGACCAGCGGGTGGTCCGGGATCACGGGGATCTCCGTGTCGATGCTCAGGTACGACTCGTTGGGGTCGCGCGGCCGAACAAACTCGCACCACACCCGCAGGTTGGCGTAGGGGTCAAACGTCGGCTCCCAGTCGGTCACGATTTCGTGACGGCGCACCGAGGGCTCGGGGTAGAAACGCTCCCAATAAATCGTCTGCTCCGTTGTGTTCTCGACAAACAGCAGCAGCCGAATCGGTCCGTCCGCAAGCGTCAACACCAACGGCGGGTCGTCGGCCTGACGCATCCCAAACCGCAGGCCGTTGATCGGCCCGATCCACTCGCCGTCGTACGGGATCAGCGGCTCGGGCACGGGGTCAATCACGGGCGTTTCGACCGGCTCGGGCTCGGGCACGACTTCGGGCGCGACGAGCGCGGGGATCGGCTCGGGCCCGCGCGCATCATCCGGGGCCTGCGCGACCTGCGCATCGGGCACGGGCGCTTCATCCACTTCGCCGCCGCAGCCGGTCAGCAGAGCCGCAACCACCACGAGCCATCCAATGCGCGTCAGCAGATTCATCGCACGTGTCTCCTCAAGGCAACAAGCAACGCAACAATGTCTCGCACAAGGTACCGCAATCTTCGTCGCATGAACGCGCACGATTCTACCACCCGCGTCACACGTTGAAATACTTCGCCTGCGGGTGGTGGCAGATGATCGCGCTGGTCGATTGCTCGGGGTCGATCTGCCAGTTCTCTGTGAGCACGCAGCCGATGCGCTCGGGCTTCATCAGACGCCAGAGGATGTCTTGGTCCGACATCTCCGGGCAGGCGGGGTAGCCGAAGCTGTAGCGGCTGCCGCGGTATTTCTGGGTGAAGAGCTGTGTGATTTTCCCGGCGTCGTCCGTCGCGATGCCCAACTCCTGGCGGATGCGTTTGTGCCAGAGCTCGGCCAGGGCCTCGGCGCACTCGACGCCCATGCCGTGGACGTAAAGATACTCGCGGTAGTTGTTCTGCTTGAACAGCTCGCCCGCGACCTCACTGACCCGGCTGCCCATCGTCACGCACTGCACGGGCAGCACGTCTTTCATGCCCGAGCCCAGCGGCGCGAAGTAGTCGCTGATGCACAGCTTCTTGCGGATGTCCTGCCGAGGGAAGGTGAAACGCTCGATCTCTTTGTCGTGGTCGACGGGGTCGAAGACGATGAGGTCATTGGGGTTGTCGGGGTCGGAGTTGCAGGGGAAGTAGCCGTAGGTCACTTTTCCGTCGAGGACATCTTCGTCGCGGAGCTGCTGCTTGAGGCGGTCGAAGATCGGCGTAACTTCGTACTTGAGTTGTTCTTCGTAGGCCTTCGTGTCACGGTCGCCGCGCACGAACTGCCACTGGGTCTTGAACAGGGCGTTGGTGTTGATGTAGGCGTAGACGGCGTCGAGGTCGATGTCTTCGACGACGCGGTCGCCCCAGAAGGGCGGGGTGGGGATGTCGATGTCGGTCTTGACGCTTGTCGAGCGTACCGGGGGGGCGAGCAGGGCGACTGAAGTCGTATCTGCCGAAGCGCTATCGGATTTGGCTTTGAGGGCGTCGATCTTGACCTGCTTGGTTTCGCGTTCGACGTTGCGCGCGTCGATCTCGGTGTTGAGTTCGTCGGCGCGGCCCGTGGCGATGTAGTCCATCAGGCGGAGGCCTTCGAACGCATCCTTGCCGTGGAACACGCTGCCGTCGTAGACGCTTCGCAGGTGGCCTTCGCAGTAGTTCTTGGCGAGCGCGGCACCGCCGAGCAGGACGGGCGGGAGCACGCCTTGCGTGTTCATCTCATTGAGGTTTTCCTCCATCACGTTGACGGACTTGACGAGCAGGCCGGACATGCCGATCGCGTCGGCTTTTGTTTCGTTCCACTTGTCGAGGATGGCGGTGATGGGCTGCTTGATGCCGAGGTTGTAGACCGTGTAGCCGTTGTTGGTGAGGATGATGTCGACGAGGTTCTTGCCGATATCGTGGACGTCGCCGCGCACGGTGGCGAGGACGATCGAGCCCTTGGTTGAGCCCTCGACCTTCTCCATGTGCGGTTCGAGGTGCGCGACCGCCATCTTCATCACCTCGGCCGACTGGAGCACGAACGGCAGCTGCATCTGCCCGCTGCCGAAGAGCTCGCCCACGACCTTCATCCCCGCGAGCAGGTGGTCGTTGACGATCTCGAGCGGCTTGTACTTGGTGAGCGCTTCGTCGAGGGTGGTGTCGAGGGCCTTCTTCTCGCCGTCGATGATGTGTTTTTGCAAACGCTCTTCGAGCGGCAGCTCAGCCAGGTCGACCTTCATCGTCTGCACCGAGGCGTCGTCGGGGAACAGGTTGATGAAGATCTGAAGCGGGTCGGTGGTCTGCGAGCCGTCGGACAGGGTGACGGCGGCGTCTTCGCTCCGGGGGCGGTCGTAGATCAGGTCCAGCGCCGCGTCCCACTGGGCGTCGGGGATGCGGGCCTTGGGCAGGATCTTGCTGACGTGCACGATCGCGCTGGTGAGCCCGGCCTGCTGCAGCTCGAACAGGAACACGGAGTTGAGCACCTGCCGCGCCGCGGGCTTGAGGCCGAAGCTGATGTTGCTCAGCCCGACGGTGGTCTGACACTCGGGCAGCTGGTCCGCGATGCGCCGCACACCCTCGATCGTTTCGAGGCCGGACCGCCGGTCCTTGTCCATGCCCGTCGAGATCGGCAGGACGAGCGGGTCAAACATGAGGTCCTGGGGCTTGAGGCCGTAGGTGTTGACCGCGAGGTCGTACATCCGCTTGGCGATCGCGATCTTGCGGTCGGCGGTGCGCGCCATCGCCTCCTCGGGGTCTTCGTCGATCGTGCCCAGCACGAGCCCGGCCTGGTAGCGACGCGCGAGCGCGCACATCTGCGCGAACTTCTCTTCGCCGTCTTCGAGGTTGCCCGAGTTGATCAGGCACTTGCCGCCCGCCGCGCGGAGGCCGGCTTCGATCGTTTTGGGTTGCGTGGAGTCGAGCATCAGCGGCGCGTCGACCTGGCGAACGAGACGCGAGACAACCTCGACCATGTCGCGTGCGTTGTCACGCCCGGCGTAGTCCACGTTGACATCGAGCACGTGCGAGCCCTCGCGCATCTGCTCCCGGCCCAGCGACACGATCTCGTCCCAGTCCTCGGCTTCGAGCAGCCGTTTGAACTTGCGTGAGCCCGAGGAGTTGCAACGCTCGCCGACGTTCAGGAGCGACAGGTCCTGGCGGTATTCGGTCGGGGCGTAGAGCGAGGTGACCGATGGGACAAGCGGTTTGGGGGTCTGCTTATCGGCCAATCGCTCGCCGACATGCTTGCGGACCGCGCCGATGTGCTCGGGGGTGGTGCCGCAGCAGCCGCCGACGATGGAGAGGCCGAAGCGGTCGACAAACTTCGTCATCGTCTTGGCAAACGGCTCGGGCTGGAGCGGGTACACCGTCTCGCCGGCGACGAGGGTGGGCAGCCCCGCGTTGGGCAGGATCGAGATGTGTTTGGGCCAGTGCTGCGCCAAGAACTTGATGTGCTCGGCCATGTCCTCGGGCCCGGTCGCGCAGTTCATCCCGACCGACATGATCGGATACCCCGCCAGCGCGTGCGCAACGGCGGAGATCTCCGAGCCCGTCAGCGTCGTGCCGAAGTTCTCGATCGTCACCTGCACCATGATCGGGATGCCGCCCGCCGCGTTCTCCGCGGCGGTCACAGCGGGCTTGACGCCCATCGCTTCCATCGCGTCAACCACCGCGTTGATCGCGCACTTGATCATCAAGACGTCCTGGCAAGTCTCCATCAAGATCACGTCCGCGCCGCCCTCGATCAGCCCCTTGGCCTGCTCGTGGTACGAGGCGTAGAGCGTGTCCCAGTCGATCTGCCCCAGCGAAATGAGTTTGGTGCCCGGGCCCATCGACCCGACGACGAAGCGCGGGTTCTCGGGCGTCGCGTACTGGTCACACGCGGCGCGCGCGAGCTGGCAGGCCTTGACGTTGATCTCTCGGCATTGATCGACCAGATCAAACTCACACAGCACGTGCGGCATCGCGCCGAATGTATCGGTCTCGACGGCGTCGGCCCCGGCGGCGAGGTAGTCGGCGTGGATCTGCCGGATCGCGTCGGGCCGAGTGAGCACGAGCACCTCGGTGCAGTTTTCTTTGCCCAGGTAGTCGCGTTCGAGGTCGAGGTCGAGTTTGTGGATCGACGTGCCCATCGCGCCGTCGAGGAAGACGACGCGTTGTTCGAGCAGTTCGAGGAACGACGGGCCATTCCGGGGGCCGGGGCGGGAAGCAGCGGGGCGGGTCGCGGGCATGTTGGGGTTCCGTGGGGCGGGCCAGATTCATCCGTTTATCCGGATGATCGGATTATATCCGGTGCGGCCGCCTGCGGCAATCCAGCGGAGTAGACTGCCCGGCATGACCGATCCGCCCGACTGCCCCGAATGCCACTCGCCCCACACCTACGCCGACGGGGCGCTGCTGGTCTGCCCCGAGTGCGCCCATACGTGGCCCGCCGACACGGCAGACGTATCGGCCGATGCCACCATCGTGGTGGACGCCCACGGCAACGCGCTGGCCGACGGCGACACGGTCGCCGTCATCAAAGACCTCAAAGTCAAGGGCAGCTCGCAGGTCGTCAAGGTCGGCACCAAGGTCAAGCACATCCGCCTGGTCCAAGGCGACCACGATATCGACTGCAAGATCCCCGGCATCGGCGCGATGGGGCTGAAGTCGCAGTTCGTCCGCAAGGTGTAGGTGAGTACGCGGGGCATGGCTTCCAGCCATCGGGAAAGGCCGCTGCCGTGAGGTGTGATCGGCCAGTTGGGTACACCGCGCGATCGGCTAGATTGCCTAACTTGCCATACTCCATTTCCGTGCAGAAAACACGCGATTCAGGTTTGCAATCGGCCTGCATTCAGATAGAATTATCAGGTCGTAAATCCGGGCGCAGCCGATGTCGGCGCGTCATCTGATTTCATCGCTAACTTGTCTTTACAGGAAGAGAAACATGGCCAATTCACTCAATCGGATCCACGCAGCAATGGCTGCCGCAGTCGTCGTCTCCGCGGGCTCCGCCGCAGCCGACACCATCGCGATCAACTTCCAGGGCGACGCCTACGGCAACGAGTTCGGCCGCGCCGTCTCGCAGACCGCCTTCGGCGTTGCGGCCGGCGACTGGGTTTCCGACGCGACCCACACCGCAGGGGTTGGCGACGGCGGCACATCCGGCCTGACGCACAGCGCCGTAACCTTCTCCTGGACGTTCAACAACGACTGGGCCCAGGGCGCCGCATTCAACACCACCGGCGCGACCGGCGAAGACGAAGTCTACTTCGGCTACCTCGACGACGGCGGCAACGGCGCCGACATCACGATCTCCGGCCTGACCACATGGCTCGCCGCCACCGGCGACGCGAGCTACGAAGTCACCCTCATCATGAGCACCGGCCAATCCACCGGCGCAGCCCTCCTCGACACGCCACTGCTTGACTCCGACGGCGGCAGCTCGCTGGGCACCTTCGTCATGGGCGGACTCGAGTCCGGCCACTCGCACGCAACGGGTGCCGGCCTCCAGGGCTTTGGCACGATCTCCGGCCTCACCGGCGACACGCTCTTTGTCGACGGCCAAGCCCGCGCCGGCAGCGCACGCGGCTCCATCGCCGGCATCATCGTCTCCTCCGTCCCCGAGCCCGGATCGCTCGCGCTCCTCGGCCTGGGCGGCCTCGCCGTCCTCCGCCGTCGTCGCGGCTAAACCCGCCGGCATCACATCACAACCTCGACAGGCAGGCGGACTTTCCGCCTGCCTGTTTTTTTGTGACCGGCAACAACGCCCCAACGCCACGCACGAACCGCACATGCCGCAACTGATACGCGGCCCAGTTGATTCGCGCGCGTATCTTCCGGGGTGCCACACAACTGCCCTTAGGGCTGCTGTGTGCGACAACCCGATGCCATTGATCATCTCGACACACAGCAGGCCTGCGGACAGGCCAGTTGTGTGGCACCCCGGAGCGCGTGTTCTTTCGGGGATGCGACTGACCCGCTGCACGGATCGGATCACTTCTTGCACCTGCGAGGCCTGCATCGTTGATGGCGACATGTCAGGCCGAGTACCCCCGCGCGGCGATGGCCTGCGAGTGTTCGGCGGTGAACTTCCCGAATACGTCCGCGTGCCGACGCCACCGCTCGACCGCCCGCGCATCGACGGG
The sequence above is a segment of the Phycisphaeraceae bacterium D3-23 genome. Coding sequences within it:
- a CDS encoding metallophosphoesterase → MPLAYGLTESVDVGHPAIPATFSGGSHAKRAVSGGAGLRVAHLTDLHITKPTSRLNRLIYQLNKVRLDLGLLTGDYMVRHRSPDAAVRYLKELTKAVKPAHGWFGVLGNHDTPEFIEQTADLPIHWLVDEAVALDDLPIDLIGLGREGRKRRPDGAKAALAVGELPDDYDADENTPARLRLALTHRPDDLPLCADLGAHLAFAGHTHGGQVRLPWIARPLFNATDLPVALNAGMIRHQNTLMLVPRGIGSTDFFKLPIYPRLFCPPHAPIYTLRHAILPGEYTNDIASLWKW
- a CDS encoding helix-turn-helix domain-containing protein, with amino-acid sequence MAKMFYTLEEAASKLGVDEQTVKDMASRNELQQFRDGDKLMFKRDQIDAKSTGGASDGPIPLADSSVNDAIDLKADTMNPLEDSREATGVSVFDANEVELADPMAQTQVTQPVIDDEDLALESVGSGSGLLDLTRESDDTSLGAELLDEIYPGGGDTGMGTGTGMAMDSAVGSSGVFDGAISMETGQSGPSGLENLSAGPAAAAAPAAAGATPVSYEVEEYDPAGSGFGAGMLFGVVAAMVIGIAVVIPILGGVESKLLATIDPMNKPNNVYILAGVLLLVSIIFGVIGMVVGKATSK
- the metH gene encoding methionine synthase — encoded protein: MPATRPAASRPGPRNGPSFLELLEQRVVFLDGAMGTSIHKLDLDLERDYLGKENCTEVLVLTRPDAIRQIHADYLAAGADAVETDTFGAMPHVLCEFDLVDQCREINVKACQLARAACDQYATPENPRFVVGSMGPGTKLISLGQIDWDTLYASYHEQAKGLIEGGADVILMETCQDVLMIKCAINAVVDAMEAMGVKPAVTAAENAAGGIPIMVQVTIENFGTTLTGSEISAVAHALAGYPIMSVGMNCATGPEDMAEHIKFLAQHWPKHISILPNAGLPTLVAGETVYPLQPEPFAKTMTKFVDRFGLSIVGGCCGTTPEHIGAVRKHVGERLADKQTPKPLVPSVTSLYAPTEYRQDLSLLNVGERCNSSGSRKFKRLLEAEDWDEIVSLGREQMREGSHVLDVNVDYAGRDNARDMVEVVSRLVRQVDAPLMLDSTQPKTIEAGLRAAGGKCLINSGNLEDGEEKFAQMCALARRYQAGLVLGTIDEDPEEAMARTADRKIAIAKRMYDLAVNTYGLKPQDLMFDPLVLPISTGMDKDRRSGLETIEGVRRIADQLPECQTTVGLSNISFGLKPAARQVLNSVFLFELQQAGLTSAIVHVSKILPKARIPDAQWDAALDLIYDRPRSEDAAVTLSDGSQTTDPLQIFINLFPDDASVQTMKVDLAELPLEERLQKHIIDGEKKALDTTLDEALTKYKPLEIVNDHLLAGMKVVGELFGSGQMQLPFVLQSAEVMKMAVAHLEPHMEKVEGSTKGSIVLATVRGDVHDIGKNLVDIILTNNGYTVYNLGIKQPITAILDKWNETKADAIGMSGLLVKSVNVMEENLNEMNTQGVLPPVLLGGAALAKNYCEGHLRSVYDGSVFHGKDAFEGLRLMDYIATGRADELNTEIDARNVERETKQVKIDALKAKSDSASADTTSVALLAPPVRSTSVKTDIDIPTPPFWGDRVVEDIDLDAVYAYINTNALFKTQWQFVRGDRDTKAYEEQLKYEVTPIFDRLKQQLRDEDVLDGKVTYGYFPCNSDPDNPNDLIVFDPVDHDKEIERFTFPRQDIRKKLCISDYFAPLGSGMKDVLPVQCVTMGSRVSEVAGELFKQNNYREYLYVHGMGVECAEALAELWHKRIRQELGIATDDAGKITQLFTQKYRGSRYSFGYPACPEMSDQDILWRLMKPERIGCVLTENWQIDPEQSTSAIICHHPQAKYFNV
- a CDS encoding sugar phosphate isomerase/epimerase; the encoded protein is MSTVSRRSFLTGSAAAAAALGAPAALAAAPSTEGPVGKQQAGAGSGARVSNPIAVSTYSFWHFTDDVPLMMDECIHHASEMGFDGVELLEVQMQRRDKTYLNVLKREAMIAGLDLCGMSTHQGFVSPDRAYRRANVAKTTASLELAYALGIPTIRVNTGRWGTSGDFDELMENKGIEPTLEGYTDDQGFEWVIDAYGELARVAEKLGIVMGLENHWGLGRTAQGVLRVIEAVDSPWLQATLDTGNFLEDQYEQYRRLAAAAVFVQAKTYFGGGVWYELDIDYARVVETLREVDYRGYISLEFEGEEDVRTGVPKSLAMLRAAFSV
- a CDS encoding PEP-CTERM sorting domain-containing protein gives rise to the protein MANSLNRIHAAMAAAVVVSAGSAAADTIAINFQGDAYGNEFGRAVSQTAFGVAAGDWVSDATHTAGVGDGGTSGLTHSAVTFSWTFNNDWAQGAAFNTTGATGEDEVYFGYLDDGGNGADITISGLTTWLAATGDASYEVTLIMSTGQSTGAALLDTPLLDSDGGSSLGTFVMGGLESGHSHATGAGLQGFGTISGLTGDTLFVDGQARAGSARGSIAGIIVSSVPEPGSLALLGLGGLAVLRRRRG
- a CDS encoding zinc ribbon domain-containing protein YjdM; this encodes MTDPPDCPECHSPHTYADGALLVCPECAHTWPADTADVSADATIVVDAHGNALADGDTVAVIKDLKVKGSSQVVKVGTKVKHIRLVQGDHDIDCKIPGIGAMGLKSQFVRKV
- a CDS encoding DUF4328 domain-containing protein yields the protein MQYTYQDRSVIRTLLIILLWLQLALGLAYALAVMGIMATDPTPLINDTAAISDLQLYALFTVFGLAALGFLCYIPSVVFFCMWIHRANRNARALGAHSMTITPGWSAGWFFIPFANWVMPYRAMAEIARASDPDAPGDRWHLGVLPGIVPMWWAAWLISGFMAQISWQIDGTPEALTAAMWLDGLGSLVGVAAAGLAIAVIQRITKDQREKARRTPDAGGGVCLACAYDLRGSGGTHCPECGTPIPGRDDFVVYPADDQPQNPYANY